In Trifolium pratense cultivar HEN17-A07 linkage group LG7, ARS_RC_1.1, whole genome shotgun sequence, a genomic segment contains:
- the LOC123896262 gene encoding uncharacterized protein LOC123896262 — MSESSQTTKTGRSTRSKTKIDPSKIIKDAVPVTVVHASKPKAQSNDAEKQGKGKTVVKKGTSEVGDDISLSTAKIAKSSKGSSKRKRTDYKSKFALSMSDLVFDSNVNTSEKATEVNPKTVSDVVEIIVSTGDNPSLEKLGSEAEKRDLNSMPVETEKEDTPTEVYMDTITIKLSLGNDSGYLTGIYASPVYTSRLDLWNHLIGLKRDVDGPCCNLVEVTSTGGNFTWNRPCAGNRMVYRKLDRALADVPWRMAFPDAYVEVLCKFHSDHNPLLLRCGLPLQDYGPRPFRFEAEDFILFNKDIFGNIRKRKEQIERRLKGIQRALERVDSARLIYLQRELQHDYDVNLGQEEIHWYQKAREDWIKLGDRNTKYFHTRTIIRRKRNKIHGLHLPGGIWCTDDTTLREEAHKHFKNLFCTQNPYDHNDLNDLPEAPILNDEACQSLTQQVTREEVTQALNQMHPFKAPGPDGFQGIFFKQYWHIVGDDVVHLIATAFETGRFPPTLSETLIALIPKVDCPKNFKEFRPISLCNTIYKLITKIMVNRLRPFLNQIVGPFQSSFLPGKGTTDNAIILQEAIHSMRKSKRKKGDMVFKIDLEKAYDNVSWDFLQFCLQRSGFPPITTKLIMFCVSSSSLAILWNGRRLPSFTPTRGLRQGDPLSPYLFVVCMECLSQAIIKVVGDGYWKPVRLSKNGPPLSHLFFADDVLLFSKATNSQALKIATILTRFANCSGLKVNVTKSKVFFSPSTPQGKINTIVTNTSINRTHSLEKYLGFPMMHGRLQRRDFEFLEEKISQKLASWQHNLLNKAGRMTLVKSVLNSIPNYYMQVAWLPQSTCDSIDRMARNFLWKGTSNKGIHLVGWDKITKPKKLGGLGIRKAREANTSLLGKLVWSMHQNCDTLWVQVLRHKYLNDDMFLTITKKSGSITWNAIMKALLALKDGFQYRLGDGNSSFWYTNWSGIGNLANQVMYVDIHDLQMRVRDVYIDGKWNFNLLYTTIPVDVMDHLKLLPVCLNSQVVDRYTWKGNLNGLYTAKDGYSWLNRSAFTDNATNDITRNWVWHIPAPEKIKFLIWTALHNALPTKTMLSHRGLLQVNLCPRCNIEEETTLHCLRNCEFIKCLWKAIGFVDQTFFQGDNLYGWLRNGIDGPSSFLFLAAVWWIWRARNLLCMENEVTSYFTLRTNTENLTQLLRTCFLKPNISPTTTMVRWNAHGGIGMILNVDGSSIGNPGISGFGGLIRNSDGAWVHGFAGNIGFSNILHAELLAVYHGLVLAWELDIKDLWCYSDSKIVIKLLSNHVNEWHHYAAIIYNIKDLLTRNWRVRLLHTLREGNTCADFLAKFGARNPEAYSPMAVPPDGMSLLLLADASGTIFSR; from the exons atgtctgaatcttcaCAAACCACTAAAACCGGACGGTCTACTCGATCAAAGACAAAAATCGATCCCTCAAAGATTATCAAGGACGCGGTCCCCGTTACAGTTGTTCATGCATCCAAACCCAAAGCTCAATCCAATGACGCTGAGAAGcaaggaaaaggaaaaactGTTGTGAAGAAGGGAACTTCTGAGGTAGGCGATGATATCTCTCTTTCTACTGCTAAAATTGCtaaatctagtaaaggaagttctaaaaGAAAGAGAACAGACTACAAGTCTAAGTTTGCtctgtctatgtctgatttggtttttgattcgaatgttaacacatctgagAAAGCAACTGAAGTAAACCCCAAAACTGTGTCTGATGTTGTTGAAATAATCGTGTCAACCGGTGATAACCCTAGTCTAGAAAAATTGGGGTCTGAAGCTGAAAAGAGAGATCTTAATTCTATGCCTGTTGAAACTGAGAaggaagacactcctacagag GTATACATGGATACTATCACTATTAAATTATCCTTGGGGAACGATTCTGGGTACTTAACTGGCATTTACGCTAGTCCTGTGTATACCTCGAGATTAGATTTATGGAACCACCTTATTGGTCTCAAGAGAGATGTTGATGGCCCATG TTGCAATCTTGTTGAGGTGACCTCGACTGGTGGTAACTTCACATGGAATAGACCTTGCGCTGGGAATCGTATGGTTTACCGTAAGCTGGATAGGGCCTTAGCTGATGTCCCTTGGCGCATGGCCTTTCCAGATGCTTATGTCGAAGTGCTTTGTAAATTCCATTCTGATCATAATCCTTTACTTCTTAGATGCGGTCTCCCTCTACAAGATTATGGTCCTAGACCCTTCAGATTTGAGGCA GAAGATTTTATTCTTTTCAACAAGGATATTTTTGGTAATATCAGAAAGAGGAAAGAGCAAATTGAGCGCAGATTGAAAGGGATTCAAAGAGCCTTAGAACGGGTAGACTCAGCGAGACTCATTTACCTGCAGCGGGAGCTCCAACATGATTATGATGTGAATCTAGGTCAGGAAGAAATTCATTGGTATCAGAAAGCTAGAGAGGATTGGATCAAGCTAGGCGATCGGAATACAAAATACTTTCATACCAGAACTATTATTCGAAGGAAGAGAAACAAAATCCACGGCCTCCATCTACCAGGCGGTATTTGGTGCACTGATGATACGACTCTCCGGGAAGAAGCTCATAAGCACTTTAAGAACCTTTTTTGCACTCAAAACCCGTATGACCATAATGATTTGAATGATTTACCCGAGGCTCCTATCCTCAATGATGAAGCATGTCAATCTCTTACTCAGCAGGTTACTAGGGAAGAAGTCACTCAAGCTTTGAACCAAATGCATCCTTTCAAGGCCCCCGGTCCCGATGGCTTCCAGGGTATCTTCTTTAAGCAGTATTGGCATATAGTTGGAGATGATGTTGTTCACCTCATTGCAACTGCCTTTGAAACCGGAAGGTTCCCACCTACCCTTTCAGAGACACTTATTGCCTTAATTCCCAAGGTTGACTGCCCAAAGAACTTTAAGGAGTTTCGACCCATCAGTCTCTGCAACACTATTTACAAGCTTATCACGAAGATTATGGTTAATAGATTGCGACCTTTCCTCAATCAGATAGTTGGTCCTTTTCAAAGTAGCTTCCTGCCTGGCAAAGGGACAACCGATAATGCAATCATTCTCCAAGAAGCAATCCATTCTATGAGGAAATCCAAAAGGAAGAAGGGTGATATGGTTTTCAAAATCGACCTTGAGAAAGCCTACGATAATGTTAGCTGGGATTTCCTTCAATTCTGCTTACAAAGAAGTGGTTTCCCTCCCATAACGACCAAGCTGATTATGTTTTGTGTCTCTAGTTCCTCGTTGGCTATTCTATGGAATGGTCGTCGCCTCCCGAGTTTTACTCCTACCAGAGGATTAAGGCAAGGTGACCCGCTATCACCTTACCTCTTTGTAGTGTGCATGGAATGTTTATCACAGGCTATAATAAAAGTAGTTGGTGATGGCTATTGGAAACCAGTGAGACTTTCCAAGAATGGTCCCCCTCTATCTCACTTATTCTTTGCTGATGATGTCCTCCTTTTCTCCAAGGCCACAAACTCTCAAGCTCTAAAGATTGCTACTATTCTGACTCGTTTTGCTAACTGCTCAGGATTAAAAGTCAATGTAACTAAGTCGAAGGTATTTTTCTCTCCCTCCACCCCGCAGGGAAAAATAAACACCATTGTGACCAACACAAGCATAAATCGAACTCATTCGCTGGAAAAATATCTTGGTTTCCCCATGATGCATGGCCGCTTACAGAGAAGGGACTTTGagtttttagaagaaaaaattagccaaaaacttGCTAGCTGGCAACACAACTTGCTGAATAAGGCAGGTCGCATGACTTTGGTTAAATCAGTGTTGAACTCTATTCCAAACTACTACATGCAGGTGGCTTGGCTGCCTCAGTCTACCTGTGACTCTATTGATAGAATGGCACGTAACTTCTTATGGAAAGGAACATCCAACAAGGGCATCCATTTGGTTGGCTGGGACAAGATAACTAAACCTAAGAAGTTAGGTGGACTCGGAATTAGGAAAGCTAGAGAGGCTAATACTTCTCTCCTGGGCAAGTTGGTTTGGAGTATGCACCAGAATTGTGACACGCTTTGGGTCCAGGTTTTGAGACACAAGTATTTGAATGATGACATGTTTCTTACTATTACTAAAAAATCTGGCTCTATTACTTGGAATGCTATCATGAAGGCTCTCTTGGCCCTCAAGGATGGTTTTCAATATCGTTTGGGCGATGGCAACTCTTCCTTTTGGTATACGAATTGGTCGGGCATTGGCAATCTAGCGAACCAAGTTATGTATGTAGACATCCACGACTTGCAAATGAGAGTTCGAGATGTTTATATTGATGGTAAATGGAACTTTAACTTGCTCTACACGACAATTCCAGTGGACGTCATGGACCACCTAAAATTGCTTCCTGTTTGCTTGAATTCTCAAGTTGTTGATCGTTATACTTGGAAAGGGAACCTAAATGGGCTTTATACTGCTAAGGACGGTTATTCCTGGCTTAACCGTTCTGCTTTTACTGACAATGCCACAAATGATATCACCAGGAATTGGGTTTGGCACATCCCAGCACCGGAGAAGATAAAGTTCCTTATTTGGACAGCTCTCCATAATGCCCTTCCAACTAAAACTATGCTTTCCCATCGAGGTTTGCTTCAGGTTAACTTGTGTCCTAGATGCAACATTGAGGAAGAGACAACCTTACACTGTTTAAGAAATTGTGAGTTCATAAAGTGTTTATGGAAAGCTATCGGTTTTGTGGACCAGACATTCTTCCAGGGTGATAATTTGTATGGATGGCTGCGCAATGGCATAGATGGTCCCTCTAGTTTTCTGTTTCTAGCTGCAGTGTGGTGGATTTGGCGCGCGAGGAATCTCCTGTGTATGGAAAATGAAGTAACCTCTTACTTTACTCTCAGGACGAACACCGAGAACCTGACTCAACTGCTAAGAACGTGTTTTCTTAAACCTAACATAAGTCCAACCACTACAATGGTTCGCTGGAATGCACATGGTGGTATCGGGATGATTCTGAATGTTGATGGGAGTAGCATCGGCAATCCAGGTATCTCTGGCTTCGGAGGTTTGATTCGGAACTCTGACGGGGCGTGGGTGCACGGTTTTGCTGGAAATATAGGCTTTTCGAATATCCTTCACGCGGAATTATTGGCAGTGTACCATGGTTTAGTTTTGGCGTGGGAGCTGGACATTAAGGATTTGTGGTGCTATTCTGACTCCAAAATCGTGATTAAGCTATTATCTAATCATGTAAATGAGTGGCACCACTATGCAGCGATTATCTATAACATTAAGGATCTTCTCACTAGAAACTGGAGGGTTAGGTTGTTGCATACTCTTCGGGAGGGGAACACTTGTGCAGATTTCTTGGCCAAGTTTGGAGCTCGCAACCCTGAAGCTTATTCTCCTATGGCTGTTCCGCCGGATGGAATGAGTCTTCTCCTACTAGCTGATGCTAGTGGGACTATTTTTTCTAGATAA
- the LOC123896261 gene encoding uncharacterized protein LOC123896261: MSDIPTPMDAFVFNAALPPPQKPPEGGRQPHQPKKMSFRDILTEGQEKIQAKEKVDLIANGLMKVTLEEGNRLLPKVTMDEKLFQELCNPWKEALVVKLLGKNVGFNMMKDRLQKLWRLTGGFEIMNVDNGFYMVKCELLADREKIMSAGPWMLFDHYLAVARWTPDFASPHAKVEKTLVWIRFPGLNLLYYDESVLLGLALVVGTPIKVDTNTLKVERGRFARVCVEIDLTLPVVGKVNVNGHWYNVQYEGLHIICGGCGCYGHHTRNCEKTLVKKVSASEKTVQPGGRPEKATVVTEPIKEIIEGKSVIDVEKATESEILKEVHGEWLVVQRKKRNKKVNNSQSSSLPNNEQQQSLNKKGKEFVSSFKGSHVNHQDGVGTSHINNKKRRFDKSEINGETRHLSLKAGPREKNEASSLARHHVNTMHENMVGPNFKTSPNPHASIDFTLCTPDGKNNKRDQKGSKDPPENKGNITFKFDATVRPINVEESGSQVEERVPESPIDWEPCK; encoded by the coding sequence ATGTCTGATATACCGACTCCTATGGACGCATTTGTTTTCAATGCTGCTCTGCCGCCGCCCCAAAAGCCACCGGAGGGAGGGCGGCAGCCTCACCAACCGAAAAAGATGTCCTTCAGGGACATTCTGACTGAAGGTCAAGAGAAAATCCAAGCTAAAGAGAAAGTAGATTTGATCGCAAACGGATTGATGAAAGTCACCTTAGAGGAAGGAAATCGTCTGTTACCAAAGGTAACAATGGATGAGAAACTTTTTCAAGAATTGTGCAATCCCTGGAAGGAGGCTCTCGTTGTCAAACTATTGGGAAAGAACGTGGGATTTAATATGATGAAAGATCGGCTGCAAAAGCTATGGAGACTCACTGGGGGATTCGAAATCATGAATGTAGACAATGGTTTCTATATGGTGAAGTGTGAACTGCTTGCAGATCGAGAGAAAATTATGTCGGCTGGCCCATGGATGTTGTTTGATCATTATCTGGCTGTAGCAAGATGGACTCCTGATTTTGCCTCTCCACATGCGAAAGTGGAAAAGACTTTGGTTTGGATTCGATTCCCGGGACTTAATCTTTTGTACTACGATGAAAGTGTTTTACTGGGATTGGCTTTGGTGGTTGGCACACCGATTAAGGTGGACACTAACACGCTTAAGGTGGAACGTGGCCGCTTTGCTAGAGTTTGCGTGGAGATCGACCTAACTCTACCGGTGGTTGGAAAGGTTAATGTTAATGGACATTGGTATAATGTCCAATATGAAGGCCTGCATATTATTTGTGGAGGTTGTGGCTGCTATGGTCATCATACCCGCAATTGTGAAAAAACTCTTGTTAAAAAAGTGTCGGCGTCGGAAAAAACAGTGCAACCTGGTGGCAGACCGGAGAAGGCAACGGTGGTTACAGAACCAATTAAGGAAATCATTGAAGGAAAATCAGTTATCGATGTAGAAAAGGCAACTGAATCTGAAATATTAAAAGAGGTGCATGGGGAGTGGCTAGTTGTGCAACGTAAAAAGAGGAACAAAAAAGTAAACAATAGTCAATCCTCATCATTACCTAATAATGAGCAACAACAATCTTtgaataaaaaaggaaaagagtTTGTTTCCTCCTTTAAAGGATCACATGTCAACCATCAAGATGGGGTGGGGACCAGCcatataaacaacaaaaaaagaagatttgATAAGAGTGAAATTAATGGGGAGACACGCCACCTAAGCTTGAAGGCGGGCCCACGTGAGAAGAATGAAGCAAGCTCCCTTGCTAGGCATCACGTGAATACCATGCATGAAAACATGGTTGGGCCTAACTTCAAAACAAGCCCAAATCCTCATGCTTCAATAGACTTTACTCTTTGCACccccgatggaaaaaataacAAACGCGATCAGAAGGGCAGCAAAGACCCGCCAGAAAATAAAGGCAACATAACCTTTAAATTTGATGCTACAGTTCGACCCATTAACGTGGAAGAAAGTGGTTCCCAAGTTGAGGAACGTGTTCCGGAGTCTCCCATAGATTGGGAGCCTTGTAAGTAA
- the LOC123897479 gene encoding protein ENDOSPERM DEFECTIVE 1-like, which translates to MPEITTVNVSDSPTPPPPPPPPPTQNRRPRTREVSSRFMTPSASTAQRRQQRDDSDDENSESSFPIGYSFQKKQQQQRVVKLFKESTNRVFENPPNPNPNPNSNPNSNSNYNSHHPPKSSSFSRSGINSTPCASRPDTPTPTISVSSRYRHTPQHRSINSRSSAATKSIQSRGNSISLHSHDDIGINCSTQSLPELCSENDKNVLMKESNVLTGSVAEKTGNTLSRSVSLSSSGIDHLRGSEKQHGSVIKQSGFGNQSLDRGKIGGLHLPPVVPQFAKPVVDTRKGKKGSSHQEDVHSLRLFYNRYLQWRFANARAACAMKAQQKECEKALFSRAMKISEMRNSVNRKRIELELLRRSKTLSIVLEAQIPYLDEWSAMEEDYSVSITEAIQALLNASMQLPTGGNVRVDVREVGESLNSALKVMETIVSNTQRLMPKAEETDTSISELARVVGGERALIEECGGLLSKTHKSQVEECSLRAQLIQLNSISHKNKE; encoded by the exons ATGCCAGAAATCACCACCGTCAATGTCTCCGACAGCCCTACTCCTCCTCCaccaccgccaccaccaccaacacaGAACCGTCGACCAAGAACCCGTGAAGTCAGCTCCAGATTCATGACACCATCTGCTTCCACCGCTCAGAGACGTCAACAACGAGACGATTCCGACGACGAGAATTCCGAATCATCGTTCCCAATTGGTTATTCTTTTcagaaaaaacaacaacaacaaagagttGTTAAGCTTTTCAAAGAATCAACTAATAGGGTTTTTGAAAATCCACCAAACCCTAATCCCAATCCCAATTCCAACCCTAATTCAAATTCTAATTATAATTCTCATCATCCTCCaaaatcttcatctttttcaagaAGTGGAATCAATTCTACACCTTGTGCTTCTAGACCTGATACTCCAACTCCTACAATTTCTGTTTCTTCAAGATATAGACACACTCCACAACATAGGTCAATCAATTCACGTTCTTCAGCTGCTACGAAATCGATTCAATCTAGAGGAAATTCGATTTCTTTGCATTCACATGATGATATTGGGATTAATTGTAGTACACAGTCACTTCCTGAACTGTGTTCTGAGAATGATAAAAATGTGTTGATGAAAGAATCTAATGTGTTAACTGGATCTGTGGCTGAGAAAACTGGTAACACTTTGTCGCGTTCGGTTAGTTTGAGTTCTTCTGGGATTGATCATTTAAGAGGGTCTGAAAAGCAACATGGTTCTGTTATAAAGCAGAGTGGATTTGGGAATCAGTCGTTGGATCGTGGTAAGATTGGAGGACTTCATTTGCCGCCGGTGGTTCCTCAGTTTGCGAAACCTGTGGTTGATACAAGGAAAGGGAAGAAAGGGTCTAGTCATCAGGAAGATGTGCATTCGTTAAGATTGTTTTATAATCGGTATCTGCAATGGAGATTTGCCAATGCAAGAGCTGCGTGTGCGATGAAAGCTCAGCAAAAAGAATGCGAG AAAGCACTATTTTCCCGTGCAATGAAAATATCAGAAATGCGTAATTCTGTGAACAGGAAACGCATAGAACTCGAGCTTTTGCGGAGATCGAAGACCCTATCAATAGTTCTTGAAGCTCAA ATTCCATATCTTGATGAGTGGTCTGCTATGGAAGAAGATTATTCTGTTTCCATCACTGAAGCAATTCAAGCTTTGTTGAATGCCTCAATGCAACTTCCAACTGGTGGCAATGTTAGG GTTGATGTAAGAGAGGTGGGGGAGTCGCTGAATTCAGCACTAAAGGTGATGGAAACAATTGTCTCCAATACCCAAAGATTAATGCCAAAG GCAGAAGAAACAGATACCTCTATTTCAGAATTAGCCAGAGTTGTTGGAGGAGAAAGAGCACTTATTGAAGAGTGTGGAGGTTTATTGTCAAAGACACATAAATCACAG GTGGAGGAGTGTAGCTTAAGAGCTCAGCTAATCCAACTAAATTCAATTTCCCATAAGAACAAAGAATAA
- the LOC123897478 gene encoding uncharacterized protein LOC123897478, giving the protein MSDIPTPMDAFVFNAALPPPQKPPEGGRQPHQPKKMSFRDILTEGQEKIQAKEKVDLIANGLMKVTLEEGNRLLPKVTMDEKLFQELCNPWKEALVVKLLGKNVGFNMMKDRLQKLWRLTGGFEIMNVDNGFYMVKCELLADREKIMSAGPWMLFDHYLAVARWTPDFASPHAKVEKTLVWIRFPGLNLLYYDESVLLGLALVVGTPIKVDTNTLKVERGRFARVCVEIDLTLPVVGKVNVNGHWYNVQYEGLHIICGGCGCYGHHTRNCEKTLVKKVSASEKTVQPGGRPEKATVVTEPIKEIIEGKSVIDVEKATESEILKEVHGEWLVVQRKKRNKKVNNSQSSSLPNNEQQQSLNKKGKEFVSSFKGSHVNHQDGVGTSHINNKKRRFDKSEINGETRHLSLKAGPREKNEASSLARHHVNTMHENMVGPNFKTSPNPHASIDFTLCTPDGKNNKRDQKGSKDPPENKGNITFNFDATVRPINVEESGSQVEERVPESPIDWEPCK; this is encoded by the coding sequence ATGTCTGATATACCGACTCCTATGGACGCATTTGTTTTCAATGCTGCTCTGCCGCCGCCCCAAAAGCCACCGGAGGGAGGGCGGCAGCCTCACCAACCGAAAAAGATGTCCTTCAGGGACATTCTGACTGAAGGTCAAGAGAAAATCCAAGCTAAAGAGAAAGTAGATTTGATCGCAAACGGATTGATGAAAGTCACCTTAGAGGAAGGAAATCGTCTGTTACCAAAGGTAACAATGGATGAGAAACTTTTTCAAGAATTGTGCAATCCCTGGAAGGAGGCTCTCGTTGTCAAACTATTGGGAAAGAACGTGGGATTTAATATGATGAAAGATCGGCTGCAAAAGCTATGGAGACTCACTGGGGGATTCGAAATCATGAATGTAGACAATGGTTTCTATATGGTGAAGTGTGAACTGCTTGCAGATCGAGAGAAAATTATGTCGGCTGGCCCATGGATGTTGTTTGATCATTATTTGGCTGTAGCAAGATGGACTCCTGATTTTGCCTCTCCACATGCGAAAGTGGAAAAGACTTTGGTTTGGATTCGATTCCCGGGACTTAATCTTTTGTACTACGATGAAAGTGTTTTACTGGGATTGGCTTTGGTGGTTGGCACACCGATTAAGGTGGACACTAACACGCTTAAGGTGGAACGTGGCCGCTTTGCTAGAGTTTGCGTGGAGATCGACCTAACTCTACCGGTGGTTGGAAAGGTTAATGTTAATGGACATTGGTATAATGTCCAATATGAAGGCCTGCATATTATTTGTGGAGGTTGTGGCTGCTATGGTCATCATACCCGCAATTGTGAAAAAACTCTTGTTAAAAAAGTGTCGGCGTCGGAAAAAACAGTGCAACCTGGTGGCAGACCGGAGAAGGCAACGGTGGTTACAGAACCAATTAAGGAAATCATTGAAGGAAAATCAGTTATCGATGTAGAAAAGGCAACTGAATCTGAAATATTAAAAGAGGTGCATGGGGAGTGGCTAGTTGTGCAACGTAAAAAGAGGAACAAAAAAGTAAACAATAGTCAATCCTCATCATTACCTAATAATGAGCAACAACAATCTTtgaataaaaaaggaaaagagtTTGTTTCCTCCTTTAAAGGATCACATGTCAACCATCAAGATGGGGTGGGGACCAGCcatataaacaacaaaaaaagaagatttgATAAGAGTGAAATTAATGGGGAGACACGCCACCTAAGCTTGAAGGCGGGCCCACGTGAGAAGAATGAAGCAAGCTCCCTTGCTAGGCATCACGTGAATACCATGCATGAAAACATGGTTGGGCCTAACTTCAAAACAAGCCCAAATCCTCATGCTTCAATAGACTTTACTCTTTGCACccccgatggaaaaaataacAAACGCGATCAGAAGGGCAGCAAAGACCCGCCAGAAAATAAAGGCAACATAACCTTTAATTTTGATGCTACAGTTCGACCCATTAACGTGGAAGAAAGTGGTTCCCAAGTTGAGGAACGTGTTCCGGAGTCTCCCATAGATTGGGAGCCTTGTAAGTAA